Below is a window of Streptomyces sp. NBC_00223 DNA.
CACGGCTTGCCAAGTCCAGGTCTGGCCCCTGGGACATGGTGGTCGACACGTCTGCGTCCGAACTGGCGCCGCGCGATGTCCTCGCAGGTGCGAAATGCCTGGCACCCGTGACGGGACGTTACGTATACATCTCCACCGTGAATGCTTACAAGGGCTGGCCGGACGAGCCACTGACGGAAAACTCGGAGGTCCTGGACGGGCCTGCCGACGCCGACATTGACTACGGGCGACTTCCAGAAGATTGGGATGGCCCCGACTGGTACTACGGCCGCCAGAAAGCCGGTGCGGAGCGGGCCGTTCAGGCCGCCTTCGGGGCTGAACGTGTGTCAATTCTGCGCCCCGGCGTCATCCTGGGCCCGGGTGAATACGTAGGCCGCCTGCCCTGGTGGTTGAATCGCGCCGCCCAGGGCGGAGCGATACTCGCGCCCGGCGACCCGGACAAGAGCATCCAGCCTGTAGATGTGAGAGATGTCGCCAGCTTCGCCTTGGATCAGGCCACAACGGTTGGTGCGGGAACGTACAACGTGGTCGCTCCTCTCGGTCGGGACACCATGAGAACGCTCCTGGAGTCATGTCTGAACGTCACTGGCTCAGGAGGCCACCTCGTCTGGGCACCCGATGACGTTCTCACCAACGAACGCGTTCAGCAGTGGACGGAACTGCCCCTGTGGCGGACGAACGCCGGCGTCTGGCGCGTCTCGTCCGAACGGGCTCAGACGGCGGGCCTCACCTGCCGGCCGCTCGCCGACACTGTCGCGGACACCTGGGACTGGCTGCGCCAGGGTGGTATCCCAATAGAACATCCGCGTTGGCTCGATCACGGGATCGCGCCGGAGAAGGAGAGGAAAATCCTCGCTCGGCTCGGGCGGTGAGAGATCAGGCCTTGGCCGGCCGAGAGGTCAGTGGAAGGTCGGCGACCATCATCGCGTACAGCGGGGAGTCGGCGAAGGGCCTCGACTCTCCCACCTTCCGATAACCCCACGACTCGTAGAGCGCCTGGACACGAGGGTGAGCCGTGTCCACCGACAGCGCCACCATCGCTTCCGATCGACCGTCCAGCAGGGCCCGGTGCAGAAGCTCGGCGATGCCCTTCTTACGCCACCTCGGCCGGACCATCAATTCAGAAAGAGAGAATGTAGCCGGATCGGCCGGTGCAGGCATGAATTCACGCCACCACTCCCGCCCTTCTGTCGCAGGAGCACCGTAGGCGTAGCCGACCGGCTCTTCAGCTTCGTATCCGACTACGCAGGCGAAGTCTTTGCGCCCACCCCATTGATCAACAAACCATGGGAAGCGTCGGTGGAAATCGTCGTCCATCTGGCCGGCGAATGCGTCGGCGTGCACGTCGATCAGCATCTGCCTGATCGACGGCACGTCTTCGGTGGTATACCTGCGGAGTTCGGTCACGTCGGCTTAAATCCATTCCGTTCGGAAGCGGTCCCCCCACTCATGCGCCGCATTGGTGTCCGGAGCCATAGTGAGGAGGTCACGGTAGAAGTCGCCGATCAAGGATCGCAGACGGCCCGGGAGCGGGTGGCCATCCATGAGTTGGAAGACCTCCTCAGCCTTGGCACACCCCTGCTCGATCTCTCCTTGGTGCACGAGCGAGATGGCGAGTCGGGCAGTGACAGAGGCCCGGTTACGACGGAATTGCTCAGGAAGAGCTGTGAGCGCACGGTACGACGCGGCTTCAGCTTCCGCCGGCCGCGACAGGTGCTGCTGTGTGCTGGCGACCACCGAGTACAGCTCCCCAGGGCCGAAGAAGGCAACCCATGTAGGCCGCTCGTCAACGGTCACCTTGGCAAGAGACTCCTCTGCGTAGCCGAGGCTGCGCAGAGTTGATTGACGATCGCCCAGAGCCGCGTGACCTACCGCGGCTTGAGTGTGGCCGATCGCCGCGTACATCGGGTCGCGGCGGGCGACACCTGTCCGCTGGGCGGCCTGAGCCGCTGCCAACGAGTCCGTGTACTGGTGCGTGTTGAAGCCGAGCATCGCCAGCGTCTTCCACACGCGGAGTTCCGTCACGCTGTCCTGCCCCAGGCCGGCCAGGCTCAGCGCCTGGTCCAAGTGCTTTCGGGCACGTACGAACTGTCTGGCGTCGAGGGCTGTCCACGCTGCCGTGGCCGTCAGATCGGCCGCCAGACTGAACAGCCTCCGCCTCATGCGCTGGCTGGCTGCCCTCTGCTGAAACGAAAGGGCCTCGGCTGCCGTGTCCAACGCCGCCCGCTCCAAGCCGTCATGGCCGCCCTGCGTCTGGTCCAGAGCGTTCAAGGCGTCGAGCTTGCGGCGGATGACCATGACCTCTGTGAAGCCCACTGACGAGGGAGCGGTTCCCATGAGCGGCGAACTGGCGGTGGCAGTAGTTACGGAAAGGAACGACCTGCGGTTCACGGGCTGCTCCGAGGGGCGTGACGGACTGGTACGAGCTGGTGGCACGAAGCCCAACTCCTCCAGGGAACACCCGAATACTGCCTGTAAGGCAAGCCGAGTGCGTTCCCACGGTCGACGAGTCTTTCCGGTCAGCCAGTACCTCACCACTCGGTCGCTGACGGTGCCCTCGTGTCCGTGTGCCTGTAACCAGTCATTGAGCGCCTCGGCCAACTCAACCTGCGTGAGGCCCTTCTCGGCCATCTTGCGCTGAAACAGTTCGTTGCCTGCCACGCCACCCACGGTAGCCATGTCGTCCGCACTGAGTGAAGATCGGGGGCCGATCGCCCCAGAAAGTTTCCGGTTGCCCGTGATCGAGCGATCAGGGGAGTTTCCTCCCGCGAGCAGCCGATGCCTCGTTCACTTTCCAGGACAGCAGTTTTGCTCCCGGACCTGTGGACTTCACTTCGCCAGGTCCCCGCACACAGGCGAGAGGTGTGACCGTGGCTTCCGGCTTCCAAAGCACGCTGGACTTGGCCTGCGAGTCCTCCGCCACTCGGTACGCCCTTGCACACGCGCGGGATGTACTGCGTCGGTGGGGGCTACTCCGCAGTGTGGTGGCCGACGCCCTCGTCATCGTGGACGAGTTGGTGACCAACGCCGTACGGCATGCCGGTGCCGACTTCGCTGAACCCTTCGACCCGAGCGGTGGCCAGCCGAAGGTTCGGATGTGCGCGCTGTTCCTGTGGGTCGCTACGCACGAGTTGGTCATCTGCGTCCGCGACCAGAACGACCAACTCCCCGTGCTGCGCGACGTTTCTCTCGATGCCGAGAACGGACGTGGTCTTCAACTGGTCGCTGGGCTCAGCGAGGGCAGGTGGGGGTACGCCGTTGTGGCTCCGCGGCCGGGGAAGGTGGTCTGGGCGAGGCTCACGGTCGAGGGCAGTACCGTTCGGCAGCAGCCTTCAGCGTCTGCGGATCGAGAGGGGCCGGCCCCGGGCCACCGAGGATTACAGGACCCGCGTTCTGTCTCGGACTGGCGAGACGCGGTGAGCGCGTGAAGAACCAGCGCCCTGGAACGGAAGCCTGCGAAGGCTTGGTACGGCCCGGCCGCCCCTGCCCGCTGAGGCCGATGATCTCAACTGCTGGATCTCCCCCGTTGAGCTGGCGGGCCCCGGCCAGGGCCGACGCCGTGCCCGTAACCCGGCGGGCAACGCCTGCCACGTACTGACTTCTCCGGTTGCGTCCGCTACCGGAGCGCCCCATCACGAGCAGAGGAATGACCTTGCACTCGATTCATCACACCTCGTCAGCCCCTTTACTCGACGGTAATGACACCGCCGCCGTCGCCGCGTCCCACGTCGGCGGGCCGTACTCGGCCGGCGTCCGGGCGCGGGTGCGGCTGATGACCGTGGCCCGTACCGCCGGCCTTCACCTGTCGCCCCAGGAGTCCGGCGACGCCTCCGGCGGGGGTCGGGTGTTGCTGGGGGAGGCGGACGAGGTGGCGGTGCGCGCGCTGGCCGAGCTCATCGTCGCCGCCCGGCACAGCACCCCCGTGCCCGTCGTCGCGCCCGTCTCCGGCAGTGCCGCTCACCGGCTGCGGGAGACCGCACGCGCGGTCGGCCTGGAGCTGAACCCCGGCACGCCCCGCACCGGGGTTGACGGACCCCGCTACCCCCTGGGCGACGCCGATCACGCCACCGTGTCCCGCCTGGCCGACCTCATCACCACCGGCCACACCCGCCTGCACCTGGCCGCCGACGACCTGCGCTTCGCCCTCGTCGCCCACGGCCTCAACGCGGAACAGGTCAACGTCGACGCCGGAACCGTGGTCTTCGGCGCCATCGACGTGCCCGACGTCGGCACCCTCCTGCGCCTGCTGACCGGCGAGACCGGAAACGGCCCCGACTACTCCGACGACCCCCAGGGGTGCGAGGCGCTGGCCGCACGCATCACCGACGCGGTGAAGACCGTCACCGGCGGCGGCGACGTCGACGCCGCCTACACCCCGTACTGCCCCCGGTGCCGCGAGGAAGCCGCCATCCTCCTGCACGGCCTCCCCCTCCCGTACATCGCGCGCCTGACCGACCACCTCACCCGCACCGCCGCATAGCGCACACGCACCGCGGGCGGAGGACCGGCCAGCACCCTCCGCCCGCAACACCGCCGCCACCCACAGGAAGACCCCGACCCGTGACCCCCGTCCCCTTCATCACCCTGCGCGAGAACGAGCACGACGTCTCCGACCACTCCCTCGCCCTGCGGCCGTTCCGCAACGGCCTGGGACTGTGCTACGCCGACGAACACGACGACGACCGCGACCCCAGCGGAATCCTCTACGCCCGCGTCACCCAAACCCGCAACCCCACCAACTGGCCCACCGGCAAACCCCACTGGAAACAGGTCCATCCCTCCCGCCAGCGCGAATGCGCCACCCACATGCTCTGCCACGTCTGCAAAAACCAGCCCAGCCACAACGAACACGGCACCCTCTTCATCGACGTCCCCAGCACCCAAGGCCACCCCGAAGCGAGCCAGTTGGAGGGCCTGCGGACCTTCCAGCCGCCCGTCTGCCTGCGCCACGCCAAAACCGCCATCGACCTGTGCCCCCACCTCAAGCGCAACGCCTTCGTCGCCATGCGCGTCGCCGCACCACGTGTGGTCGGAATGCTCGGCACCCCCTACACGATCTCCGGATTCACCATCACACCCGCCCGCACCCCAGGCGGCACCGCAATGAAACAGGCGATCATCCCCTTCAACCACCCCCAACGCCACTACTTCCTCGGCGCCCAATACGCCATCGAACTCAACCAGGTGACCGTCGTCGACCTCGAAGACGAACTCGCCACCGCCGGCCATCACTAGCCGCCCGCTCGAAGCGCCCCTCCGGGCCGCGGGCTGACCTGGTGGCCTGATGTGATCGGTCAGGAGGGGAGGTTGGGGCGGAAGGTATCGTGCCAGCGGGGTGATTTCGGGCGGCAGAACCGGCATGGATCGGTCTCAATCCGGATGTATCAGGTGTCGCCGCCGTATATGAGCTGCCGAAGGGGGTGTTTTGCGAGGCCAAGGGCCAGTACGGTTCTCCGACCAGGTGATCAATTCCGGTCACTCTGTCCCTCTGTGTTGGAGACCGGTTCATGCGAAGACTGTCTGTGGGAAACGGTGCCGCGGTGGTGGTTGCCGTGGTACTCGGTCTGGTGGGCACGGCGATACCGGCGCAGGCCGTGTCAACCAAGCCCGGCGTGCGGGTGTCGCCTTCGGGGTCCTCCCTGAGCCGGGCTCAGGCGGTCAAGGTCTGTCCGACGAACATCCGTGACGCTGTGACGATCCGGGCGCGGGTCCTGGTGGGCAAGGCATGGAAGACCACTTCGGCGAAGCCGAAGAAGGGCAATGCCTGTGTCTCCCTGGTGCCGGGCAAGCTCGTGGCGAAGCCGGGCGCGTACAAGATGCAGTACCAGGTGCTCCGGCACAAGGGCGCCACCGTCACGGCGGCCAGGACCACCAAGGTCGTGGCGTCGTCCGTGAAGGTGTCCAAGCCCGCCGTGACCACCAAGAAGGTCTCGGTGGCGGTGTCACCGGTCTTCGGCCAGAAGGTGGCCCTCCAGGTCAAGTCGGGCTCGTCCTGGAAGGCTGTCACCACGGTGACCGCGAAGACGACCGGCGGGTCGCAGACCCTTTCGTACACCACGCCGAAGGCGGCCGGGACGTACCGGGTTCTGTCGAAGAAGGCGACGTGGGCCCTGGAGAAGGCGTCGTCCTCCTTCACCGTCACCGTCCCCAAGCCGACCCCGAAGCCGACTCCGACGCCCACCCCCAAGCCCACCCCGACCTCGACCCCGACCTCGACTCCGACGCCCACCCCCACGCCGACCCCGACTCCCACGTCCACCCCGACGACGCCGGACCCGTCGTCCGACACCCCGTCGCTGCGCCTCGTCTTCGACACCTCCGCCGCGTACTGCGACATCGAGGACCCGGTCACGCTGTCGACGCCGGGCGCCGACGGAACCATCTCCTGGGGTGACGGCGACGCCCCGGTCGCCCTGTCCGACGCCCCGACACGCACCTTCACCACCGCGGGCGTCCACGAGGTGACCCTGACCGGCACCATCCCGGCCCTGCACGCGCCGGCCTCCGGCGCGGACTGCCTGACCCGGGTGGACCGCTGGGACGCCGGGACCGGTACGACCGACCTCAGCGGGGCGTTCCAGGACGCCTCCAACCTCACCTCGGTGGCGACGCCCCCGCCCGGTGTGACCACGCTCGCCTACACCTTCAGCGGCGCCGGCTCGTTCAACGGCGACATCAGCGGCTGGGACACCTCCCACGTGACCACCCTCCAGGGCACGTTCCGCTGGGCCTCGTCGTTCGACCAGCCGATCGGCGGGTGGGACACCTCCCACGTGACCGACCTGGACAGCACGTTCTACAGCGCGTCGTCGTTCGACCAGCCCATCGGTGACTGGGACACCTCCCACGTGACGACCATGGACTCCCTGTTCTACGGAGCCTCGTCGTTCGACCAGCCCATCGGCGGCTGGGACACGTCCCACGTGACCAGCCTGGGCGGCACCTTCGCCACGGCCACCGCGTTCAACCAGCCCATCGGCGGGTGGAACACCTCGCAGGTGACCGACCTGGACAGTACGTTCTTCGGTGCGTCGTCGTTCAACCAGCCCATCGGCGGGTGGGACACCTCCCACGTGACCACCCTGAGCGCGACGTTCTCCAGGGCCCTGGCCTTCAACCAGCCCATCGGCGGGTGGAAGACCTCCCGCGTGACGGACATGAACACCACGTTCTTCAATGCCTCCTCGTTCGACCAGGATCTGAGCGCCTGGAACGTCGGAGCGGTCGTG
It encodes the following:
- a CDS encoding XRE family transcriptional regulator, coding for MAGNELFQRKMAEKGLTQVELAEALNDWLQAHGHEGTVSDRVVRYWLTGKTRRPWERTRLALQAVFGCSLEELGFVPPARTSPSRPSEQPVNRRSFLSVTTATASSPLMGTAPSSVGFTEVMVIRRKLDALNALDQTQGGHDGLERAALDTAAEALSFQQRAASQRMRRRLFSLAADLTATAAWTALDARQFVRARKHLDQALSLAGLGQDSVTELRVWKTLAMLGFNTHQYTDSLAAAQAAQRTGVARRDPMYAAIGHTQAAVGHAALGDRQSTLRSLGYAEESLAKVTVDERPTWVAFFGPGELYSVVASTQQHLSRPAEAEAASYRALTALPEQFRRNRASVTARLAISLVHQGEIEQGCAKAEEVFQLMDGHPLPGRLRSLIGDFYRDLLTMAPDTNAAHEWGDRFRTEWI
- a CDS encoding GNAT family N-acetyltransferase; translated protein: MLIDVHADAFAGQMDDDFHRRFPWFVDQWGGRKDFACVVGYEAEEPVGYAYGAPATEGREWWREFMPAPADPATFSLSELMVRPRWRKKGIAELLHRALLDGRSEAMVALSVDTAHPRVQALYESWGYRKVGESRPFADSPLYAMMVADLPLTSRPAKA
- a CDS encoding NAD-dependent epimerase/dehydratase family protein, producing MNVLVLGGTWFLGKAVTEEAVARGWTVSAFNRGRSGVAADGVREIHGDRTVAADLARLAKSRSGPWDMVVDTSASELAPRDVLAGAKCLAPVTGRYVYISTVNAYKGWPDEPLTENSEVLDGPADADIDYGRLPEDWDGPDWYYGRQKAGAERAVQAAFGAERVSILRPGVILGPGEYVGRLPWWLNRAAQGGAILAPGDPDKSIQPVDVRDVASFALDQATTVGAGTYNVVAPLGRDTMRTLLESCLNVTGSGGHLVWAPDDVLTNERVQQWTELPLWRTNAGVWRVSSERAQTAGLTCRPLADTVADTWDWLRQGGIPIEHPRWLDHGIAPEKERKILARLGR
- a CDS encoding ATP-binding protein, encoding MASGFQSTLDLACESSATRYALAHARDVLRRWGLLRSVVADALVIVDELVTNAVRHAGADFAEPFDPSGGQPKVRMCALFLWVATHELVICVRDQNDQLPVLRDVSLDAENGRGLQLVAGLSEGRWGYAVVAPRPGKVVWARLTVEGSTVRQQPSASADREGPAPGHRGLQDPRSVSDWRDAVSA
- a CDS encoding BspA family leucine-rich repeat surface protein, giving the protein MTIRARVLVGKAWKTTSAKPKKGNACVSLVPGKLVAKPGAYKMQYQVLRHKGATVTAARTTKVVASSVKVSKPAVTTKKVSVAVSPVFGQKVALQVKSGSSWKAVTTVTAKTTGGSQTLSYTTPKAAGTYRVLSKKATWALEKASSSFTVTVPKPTPKPTPTPTPKPTPTSTPTSTPTPTPTPTPTPTSTPTTPDPSSDTPSLRLVFDTSAAYCDIEDPVTLSTPGADGTISWGDGDAPVALSDAPTRTFTTAGVHEVTLTGTIPALHAPASGADCLTRVDRWDAGTGTTDLSGAFQDASNLTSVATPPPGVTTLAYTFSGAGSFNGDISGWDTSHVTTLQGTFRWASSFDQPIGGWDTSHVTDLDSTFYSASSFDQPIGDWDTSHVTTMDSLFYGASSFDQPIGGWDTSHVTSLGGTFATATAFNQPIGGWNTSQVTDLDSTFFGASSFNQPIGGWDTSHVTTLSATFSRALAFNQPIGGWKTSRVTDMNTTFFNASSFDQDLSAWNVGAVVVRANYDTGATSWQAAGKPRFS